The genomic window CGCCCAGGAGATATCGTGCTCACCGGTACCCCGGAAGGGGTTGGGCCGATCGTGCCCGGCGATTCTCTGGAGATCGCGATCGATCGGGTCGGCGCGATGACGCTCGCGATCGAGGAGCGTTCCGCCATCTCCCCGCGGACGTTCTAGTGCCCGGGGTCCTGCCCGCCACGTTCATGCGCGGCGGCACCAGCAAGGCGCTGATGCTGCGACGCGCGGACCTGCCCGCGGACGAAGCGGCTTGGGATCCTCCGCTGCTCACGGCGATGGGCAGCCCCGATCCCTACGGCCGGCAGCTGAACGGCATGGGTGGCGGGCTGTCGTCACTGTCCAAGGTCTGCGTCGTCGGGCCGTCGGCTCTCCCGGAGGCCGATGTCGATTTCACCTTCGCCCAGGTGCAGATCCGCCGAGCCCTTGTCGACTACTCCGGCAACTGCGGGAACATGACCGCGGCGATCGGCCCGTTCGCACTTCACGCGGGCCTGCTGCGCCGGGCGGACGGGCCTACGAGTGTGACAATCTTCAATACGAACACATCGAAGTTCGTGCGTGCGAGTTTCGACGTGGTGGACGGGCTGGCTCTGGAAGAGGGAGACCTCGCGATACCCGGCGTGGCCGGGACAGGCGCTCCCGTCCGGCTGGAGTTCATCGATCCCGGTGGCCCGGCCACCGGCCGATTGTTGCCAACCGGGCGGCCGACGGACCAGCTGCGTACCGACGCTGGAACCTTCACCGTGTCGATGGTGGATGCCGGGAACGCGTGCGTCTTCGTGCCCGCGTCGGAACTGGAACTCAGCGGCGTCGAGCTTCCCGACGCGATCGAGTCGCGAGCCGACGTGCTGTCTACGCTCGCCACGATCCGGGCGCACGCTGCGGTCAAGATGGGTCTTGCCTCTTCTGTTCTCGCCGCGGACGACCGCCCATTGACGCCGTTCGTGGCGATGGTGGGACCACCGAAGCCGTACGCGAGTTCCGACGGCGCCTTCGTGGACGCAGACGACTACGACCTGGCCGTGCGGTACATGTCGAACGGCCAGGCGCACCGCGCGATCCCCGGAACCGGCGCGCTGTGCAGCGCGGTGGCGGCGCGGATCCCCGGCTCGGTCGTGTCGGACAACGTCCGCGACTCAGCACACGGCGCGCTGCGCTTGTCCACACCGGCCGGCGTGATGACCGTCGATGCGCTTGTCGAAGCCCGAGACGACGCGTACGTGGCCCGATCGGCGACCACGTATCGGACGTTCCGGCGATTGTTCACCGGCGA from Mycobacteriales bacterium includes these protein-coding regions:
- a CDS encoding PrpF domain-containing protein; translation: MPGVLPATFMRGGTSKALMLRRADLPADEAAWDPPLLTAMGSPDPYGRQLNGMGGGLSSLSKVCVVGPSALPEADVDFTFAQVQIRRALVDYSGNCGNMTAAIGPFALHAGLLRRADGPTSVTIFNTNTSKFVRASFDVVDGLALEEGDLAIPGVAGTGAPVRLEFIDPGGPATGRLLPTGRPTDQLRTDAGTFTVSMVDAGNACVFVPASELELSGVELPDAIESRADVLSTLATIRAHAAVKMGLASSVLAADDRPLTPFVAMVGPPKPYASSDGAFVDADDYDLAVRYMSNGQAHRAIPGTGALCSAVAARIPGSVVSDNVRDSAHGALRLSTPAGVMTVDALVEARDDAYVARSATTYRTFRRLFTGEVFT